The following is a genomic window from Calypte anna isolate BGI_N300 chromosome 15, bCalAnn1_v1.p, whole genome shotgun sequence.
CTGGAGTGATGAAGTGCAAATGGAACACCCAAGCCTTGGAGAGGCCCCTTGGGTCCCCTTTgggaagggcaggcagcagctctgccacctcctggcCTTTGCTTCACTTTTAGGCAGCTCAACCTCTGCAGCCAGATCCCTGCCATCTGCTCCTCTGTCCTGTGCTTCCAGAGGGAGAGTTGATGGGGCAAATCCTGGGGTGATAACTGAAGAAATTCTGGAGGAGTTGGGAATTTGGACTCTTGCTTTCTGGAATATTTCTCCAGCCCTGTGGAGCAGGCAGCAAATGATGCCAGAGCAGAGCTtcagccttctgctgctggtCTTTGTGTCATGCATTTGATGGCCTGAGATATTGCCAGGAATCACTAGAGCAAGGCTTgagggttttaaaaattaaagagtaTTAATTATTTAGGCTGCTGGCATGACTGAGTTGTGGCCTATATTTAACATCCTCTGTTACAACCTCTCTTCCAGTAAAAGCTGCACTATTGGGATGGTTCTTCGGCTGTGGAGTGATACTAAAATCCATCTTGATGGTGATGGGTAAGAAACCACATTAAAAGGATAAATGTCAATATTCTTCCCTGCTTGGGGGCTGCTCTAGGAGGAATTCTCTGTCACCTTGCAAACCAAGTCCCAATTTTGGCTTTGTGGCTGCAGTCCTCCTACTCAGACAGCGAGTTGTCCTCAGACTGCTGGGTGGAACCTCTGATAGGCACTGAATGTTCCCTGAAATCCTCAGGGGTGGAGCAGTCAGTGCCAGGAGGGGGTCTGGTGGCCATTCCTCTTTGCCAGGATGGTGGAAAATCAGTGCTACAAATTCTGACCCCTGATTCTTTTTGACTGGGAGTGCCCCTAGAGctgcctggtggtggctgtTTGTAGAGTGCAGCTCCTGATGCAGAGAAGAGCAGTTTCtgactggtttttttctttttttttccttttttttcccctgtagaGGCTTCAGTGTGAGCACAGCTGGCAGGATGCACATCTTCAAGCCAGTGTCAGTGCAAGCCATGTGGTACGTGTGTGAATGGGCTGTGCCTAGAGAGGAGCTGTCATTTCTGGGCATAAATTAAAAGGCAAATAAACAAACTGCATTTCAGCATTCTCCACGATGGGTATTTAGTGaagtgcagcagagctgctgctctcctgtgtCAGCAGGCAGCAGTACCATGAGAACACTGctccagaaccagaaccagagAATGGTTTCTGGTCTGAAAGCCTTTGTTCAGAGCAGCCAGAAGGGGAAAGGCACTAGTGAGAGGAATAAACACTAAAAAACAACTTGGAATTCATCAGGCTGCAAACCCagtcttcctcctctccccatgtTTTTCTAACTGGCTGAAGGAGGAGCCTGGGGACCATCCTGGTGCCATTCCCCGTGTTCTGCCTCGTTGCTGGGGTTCCTGCTCCAAAACTTTCTGTGCTGCCCTGGGTGCCTGTTCACCTTTCAGCTCCTGTCACCCCTCCCATGTTCAGGGATTCCAAAACACTGAAGCAGAGGTGGCTGAatcagcaggagctgtgccagcaaATTCCTCTTTGAAGAGGCTGCTACCCAGCACTGTGTAGAACAAATCCATCTCTTTTGGGCAGTTTGTTGGCTCCTCTTGGAGCCTTGAGACAGCCTTGTCCTTGCAGCATCTGACAGGGAGAAGATACAGATGTGGAGAAGGATGTTGTGCTGGGGATGATTTGGTAGAGGATCAAATGGAACTCTTGGTCTTGTCGTTTCTTCACGCAGCCCCTCCTGTTGGCAGCCTGAGATGTGGTTAATGCCTTCAGCACGATGACATCTTCTGAGCAGAGCcttaaaaaaaaggggaaaaaaaaaaaaaaaagaagggaggaaggaaaaagtaatgCTAGAATTTGCAAAAACAAATGACCCAATCTGGGCCTTGTCCCTGGAGCATGTCAGGGGCCAAGAATGCTGGTAAATAGGCTTTTGACTCCTTGCTGAAGGTGGTTTGAAAACTGTCcatgttctttattttcctttggtcTGGCTTTAGGAGTTAGCTAATGGTCAGATCCCAGGGTGACTTGTGCCTTGTGCTTGCATGTTAATCAGAAGATTTCAGCCTCTGCCATCAGCCAGCTCTTGAAAAGGGCCTCCAAGGTGCAGTTTGTGCCCTCTTTGAACTCCCATACAACAAATCTGGagctcagaaaacaaacagtgaCAAACGACACTgaaatccctttttctttgtgaaaatctttcagctcctgctctgcctgttcCTGCTGCTCACATCTGCCCCAATTTTCTCCTCCAAACTTACAGGTCTGCTTTACAGATCCTCCATAAAGCCTGTGAAGTTGCAAGAAGGTACAACTACTTCCCTGGGGGGATGGCCTTGGTCTGGGCCACCTACTACGAGAGCTGCATCAGCTCAGACCAGAGCTGCATCAATGAGTGGAATGCAATGCAGGACCTGGAGTCCACCCGCCCCGACTCCCCAGCCCTCTTTGTTGACAAGTCAGTGCTgaattttattagaaaaaattgCCTTGGCTCACCAGAGAaatctccccttctcccttttgTTCCTCTGGTggttcctttcctttcttttcctaaacATCTTCAGctgttgggtttgttgtttggtttgttttttgtttttttcccattattctcctaaaaattgctttaaagcCCAGTGTTCCCCACCACCCCTCTGTACAGGAAGAGTTCACTGCCAGCTTGGAGacatcttctcctttccctttccaggcCAACTGAAAGGGAACGCACTGAACGGCTCATTAAAGCCAAACTCCGGAGCATCATGATGAGCAAAGACCTGGAAAATGTGACTTCTAAGGAGGTAAAGAGAAAAAttcctgctggttttcttcttcctgctaCACTGCATTTCCAGAGGGTGCTGCACTGGGGAAGAGACATCCTTTGCTCTTGGATGCCACTGGCTTTGCAGtgtgtttttccagctgttctGTCAAGTCTCTGCTCTTTGGCTTTGCTGTGTTTCCCCAGCAGGAATATCAGGGTAATACCCACCTCAGAGTGCATTTCCCAAAACCTTAGTGACAGGGATGTGACTGTCACATGCAAAGTGCCTGTTCTGTGCCCAGGGAGTGGCAGCAGAGGTTGACACCTGCATTACAGTTGGCTGTAGGTTTGTCCAAGCAGTCAGTTTGCAGCCTtggtgctggtggctgcagaggCACAGGCAGCACCCTCAGAAGGTGCAGTTGGTGGCTTGAGGCCTCACAGAGGTGTTTGATGAGTGTCCTGACctaggctttattttttttaattttctttgttcctgAAGAAGTGTCAGAGGGGCTTGCAGGCAATGTTTTGATGGGTGGGAAACCCATAGTTAGCTGATGCTAAGTTGGATCCATCCCAGAAGCTGATGTAAATACATTCAGCTGCAGTGCAGGCATATTCAGGACAAATGGAAATGGTtcttttggggttgttttgttgttgtgggttggttttttggtttttttttgagagagagaggcTGTTAACCTCCAGGGCTCACCCTCCTAAAGCTTCACCCTTCAGGCTTCAGCTGGGCTCCTGTGTAACAGCATTGCTACAACTTGGAGGTGTAAGCTGAAACCTCCTCTGTCCATCCACATATTCTTCACCCTTCCCTGCAGTTGGGATGCTTTGATTTTGCTTcccctggttttttttttgttgtgctgCCTTGCACTGCACCTTCCTGAAGCTGAGGTGCAGCACGAGGCTGTGccagagcattttaaaaagggaaagtaCTGGAAatctctcccttccccatcaCTGCTGCCTTTACTCACTCCTTGCTTCtcctgtatttcattttttgttttgttagctGCTCTGCAAGGTCTTACTTCCATTTGTTCTTTCCTCTGGAGTTATTTTGAAGAAGCAGTTACCCCAAATCCATTTCTTTGTGCTGAGATGttctctgcagctttgtttACAGATCTTCAGTTTGGGGGCTAAGATACTTGGAGAGAGCCCACATGGAGAAATTCCTGGTCTCCAACAGATCAATCCCTCTTGCTGTTTTTAATGAAGTACAGAAAAAGTGTTCTGCAGAGGAGTGCCAGCAAATGTTTCTGTTGAAGAGTTGTGATTCTAGGTGGcatcttttgttttctcccctGCAGATACGAAACGAGCTGGAGAAGCACATGAACTGCAACTTGAAGGAATTCAAAGAATTTATAGACAATGAAATGCTGCTTATCCTGGGTCAGATGGACAAGCCTTCTCTGATTTTTGATCATTTATATCTGGTAAGTTGCTGTGGTAGGAgctgtggagcagcaggaggctcAGTGGGAGTGAGCTGAGAAGTCTTTGGGCTCTGGGGAAGCTGAATTTTGTGTCAAGGCTGATTGATGGAGCAAGAgtccagttcaggaaggatatcgaggtcctggagcaggtccaaaggagggcagccaggctggtgaagggactcgagcacagaccctatgaggagaggctgagggagctgggggtgttgaggctggagaagaggaggctcaggggagacctcatcactctctacaactccctgaaaggaggttgtaaccggatggatgttggtctcttttgccagacgactttcaacaagacaagagggcagggtcttaagttgtgccaggggaaatttaggttagatattagaaagaatttctttctggagagggtgatcaggcattggaatgggctgcccagggaagtagtggattctccgtgtctggagatctttccaaagagcctggatgtggcactgagtgccatgggctgggaaccacggggggagtggatcaagggttggacttgaggatctctgaggtcccttccaagccagccagttctatgattctatgattctatgcagagccacagctctgctctcccaccCTCTCTGCAGACCTGACTCCAGCACTGGAGAAGCCTCCAGTAGAgaaatccttcttttttttttcttttttgtagctGCATTCTTGTTTCTGGCACTTGGTGTAATGGTTCTTTCCTGGCAGGTTGCTCCTCTTTCAGGGCATACCATGGCACAGCTCAAGTTCTCTCTGTGCAGGCTCAGTTTCTATTTCTAGCAGTGATTTTAGTTTCAAGCCAAACAAAGGGGCTGGCTGTGGCCACTGCCCTGCTCTGACAGCCCTTTGCTCTTTGGTGGTGGTCACTCTGGTGCTGTTCTTCTCCACGGAGCCCACAAAGTTCTTTGCCATGGCCAGAGCTGTGGGCAGATGGTGACATCTGAGCTGGTCCAGtttgggcagagcaggggatggggtgtgtgtgttttctctAAGCTTTTGCCACTAGATGGTACTCCAAGCAAAACGGGGCTCTGCCATCTGGAACAAAGACTTGAGATGAACAGGGTTGTGCCCTTTATGCTTcagtctggtttggtttgttttcttctggggAGAGGAAGTGCTCATGTTTGAGGGCAAAACCTGTTTTTTAACCCCTTTTTAGCTTCCTGTTTTGCAGGTGGGGTTCCCAGGTGTAACCACCCTCAGAGCTTTTGGGTTTTGCCTCCTTTCTCATACACCTCTGGTCCCAGTCATGGTACTCACTTTCTTTCCCTGCACTGTTTATCTCTGGGGTTAACAATCCAGAGTGACTTGGGATGTGCTTGGTCTAGAACCATCTCCTTTGGTGAGGAGTCCTTGTCCCCTCCTTCAGGGCATCTCCATGCtgagctgcagtgctgccacCTCGCTGGTTCAGATCCTGTTCCCATATTTTGGTGAGGTTGAGGAATTACAGGATTTAGGGAAGAGAGGTGGTCTTGGGCTCCTCTGAGACCTCTGTTTTGTTGCAGGGCTCGGAGTGGAATGCTTCCAACcttgaggagctgcagggctcGGGGTGAGTACTGCACCTTCCaagcaccatccctggatggtGCCTTTAATTTACATTTAGCTTTTAATTTACGTTTAGCTCTCTTGAGATGCCACGTGACATCTGTAAGCTGTGAGGATGAGTTTGGGCCCCTTCCCAGCCATGTTGGTAATTCACCATCAGGACCTGGCTCGAGAaacccttccctcctttctgtCAACTACGTGTGGGGTGGAGATGACAAAACTTCTCCTTTTTGAGCTCTGAACCCCTTTtctgtgtgcagcagctgagcatGAGATGGCCACAGATTCCTCTTGGGTCAGGTGTGAAGTCCTGCAGgctgcagaaaacagcacaaagtttaaggagaacaaaacaaaacaaaaaccaaaccccaaacctctaCGTAAATGGAACAGAACTTCCTGTGGCTGAGCAATCCCCACCTCACCTGCCCAgacaggcagctgcagggctgtcTTTCAGCACACTCTCATCACCACACCACTCCTTGGCTTGATTTCCCTTCATGCTTTTTGGAGGAGCGAGAATGTTGtagataaatattttgctgcttgCCCAAGGCATCCACCAAGCCTGATGTGAGAAAAACATTGCTCAACAGCACGACTGAAAGTGTTTAATTTGGAGTCCTCGGGAGCAGATGTCTGAACATCTTTGAAGGAAGAAACCAAGCAGCACATTAATACTTTTGATGTATTGGGGAAGGCACTGAGTGTCTAAAAGTCAAAGCTGGACAAATTCTGAACCAAATATCCTGTGTCCTTGATTTGTCTGAGTGATAGGAGGTCATAAATCAACGTGGGCATTCGTTCTCCCTGGGTACATTGTAATCCCTGCTGTAATATTTGGCAGGGATCCCTGGGATGCCATGTGACTCACTTCATGCTTTTggtcagaaaaaggagaaaaagagagtttTGCAGCTTGAGCCTGCAGCTGAAAATTGTGATTCCTGATTCCCAGACAAATCACTTGCACCCCAAGTGTTTCTCTCCTTTCAGTGCCCCAGAAACTTCGTGGCACAGTGAGGAGTTTCTGGGGAGGTTACACAGGATAAAAtcagcttctccctcctgtgcccaaggtgctgctgctgggaatgggATGTGCCAGTGGTGAGGGATGGATGAGCAGGAAGCACATGGAACCTGTGTCACCAcctgtccccagggatcagGATTGGGGCTGGAGACAAAACCTGACAGTTTGTGTTGTCTCAGAGTTTGTATCAtggaatgtcaggttggaagggagctcagggATCATCCAACCCTCCTTGGTGGTACTACAGTTTATTTACGAGCTTCACGAGGTGTCCTATTCCCTCTGGTGACACTTCAGcttggtttttccttttgttcctcaCAGCATTGACTACATTTTGAACGTGACCAGGGAAATTGATAACTTTTTCCCTGGTTTGTTTGCCTATCACAACATCCGGGTGTATGATGAGGAGACAACAGACCTGCTGGCTCACTGGAACGAAGCCTACAACTTCATCAACAAGGCCAAGTAGGTGGGCTGGGAGCACACCAGAACCACAGCTTCTCAACACCTCTTGAGCCCAGATGGAGCTGGGCCCTCCCTGggtccccagcaccaccagagGAGGCAAACAAAGCTTTGGCATCACTGTTTGTGTCCCTGGAGCTTCCCCCTACCTTGTCTCTTCCTGTACAGACATTAACCTCTTCCCAGCCTATGATAccttttattattgttattattttgctttgcttccaaaAGGAAATGAGGACATTTCCTCTTCTCAAGGAGTTCTGGAAATGCTCCAGCTCTTGTGACCAGCCCCAGCTGTCTCTGCAGACAAGAGATGGTGACAGAACCCCTCAAACTCTCTCACACCCGGGTTGTTCCTGCTTGCCCCTCTCTCCAAACCTCgggtgggcaggcaggaggctcCATGGTGGTCTCTGAGGTGGCTGCATCCCCACCTTTCCTGCAGATCCATCCTTCTCATGGCCTGCTCAGCCCCAAACGTTCCTCAGGGGGACACGGTGCTCAGAGGGGGGGACACGGCTCTGCTAAAAGTTAACAAAAGGTGTCCTAACCAGACCCACCAGACTTATTTCCctgtttcctcctcctgcaggaaGAATCACTCCAAGTGCCTGGTGCACTGCAAGATGGGTGTCAGCCGCTCGGCCTCCACCGTCATCGCCTACGCCATGAAGGAGTTCGGGTGGTCCCTGGAGAAGGCCTACGGCTACGTGAAGCAGAAACGCAGCATTGCCAGGCCTAACGCCGGCTTCATGAGGCAGCTCCTGGAATATGAAGGGATTCTGGATGCCAGGTGAGGCaggggatggatgggtggatggatgtggatggatgggtggatggatgtggatggatgggtggatggatgtgGATGGATGGAGGCCACCTCTCCGGGTGTCATGGCGGACAACTGGGCCTCTGGGGGTTGCTGGTGAGGCAGGAGGTTCTGCTGGTGTTTTGCACACCTGTGTGACACCCAGTGATGCCAGGTGAGGCAGGGCATGCATGGATGGatgtggatggatggatggatggatggatgtggATGGAtgtggatgggtggatggatgtAGATGGATGGAGGCCACCTCTCCGGGTGTCATGGTGGACAACTGGGCCTCTGGGGGTTGCTGGTGAGGCAGGAGGTTTTGCTGGTGTCTTGCACACCTGTGTGACACCCAGTGATGCCAGGTGAGGCAGGGGATGCATGGATGGATGTGGATGGAtgtggatggatgggtggatggatggatgtggATGGATGGAGCTCGCTGGAGGTCACCTCTGGGTGTCATGGAGGACAAAAGGGTCTCCAGGGGTTGCTGGTGAGGCAGAAGGTTCTGCTGGTGTCTTGCACACCTGTGTGACACCCAAGGACACGGGGAGAGGTGCCATGGTCTGCAGGGTCCCGTTCAGAGGGCAGCTGCAGAAGCCTGGACTCATGGTGGTTTTTCTAAACCTTCTCCAGGCCAGGCCTCCCTGGATGGGAATCAGCTGTCTTCTAGATCTCCTCTGGTTTAATTCAGTGAGGGTTGCTGGGTGTTTGGGAAGCACACTCTGAgttcccagcagcagaacatTGTTCTGGTTTTATGAGGCAGAACTGAGCTGGAGCCGTGTTGGAGGCAAATCCCTCCCTGACCGTGCCAGTCCCCGGGCTCTGTGACCACTGCTGCATCTCCCAGGGGTTTCTGGAGGCTCTGCTtggcctctgctctgctggagggAACATTTCCCTCTGgttcagcaggagctgtgccaggagaCGTGCAGAGGTGTTGGTACAGTCAGAGGGCTCTGTGCCCCTCTGCCCCGAGGTTCTCTTGCCATCCAGGGCACTCCTGGGAGGCTCCTGGATCCAGAGACAAAAGGGAACCAAACCAAGCACCAAACCCTGATGCTTGGGGTGGTTTTGCCAGGTGGGACTGTGTGGTTGGAGCCAGTGGTTCCAGGTTGTGGAAAAGGAGGTGAGGTGGgatagggaggtgatcatccctctgtgctcagctctggtgaggctgcatcttgagtcctgtgttcagctctgggcacctcactatgAGGGACGGGGAAGTGCTGGAGGTGTCCAGAGCTCATGAAGAGCCTGGGGAAGaaatcctgtgaggagctgaggagctgggagtgctcagtctagagaagaggaggggagaggagaccTGATGGCTCTGTGCATCTccctcaagggaggttggaggaggagggaaacagcctctactcctgagggatgggatgggagcagaggggatggatggaagctgtgccaggggagggtcaggctgatgttaggaaatattttgtcactaagagggttgtcaggcattggggtggcccaggacagtggtggagtcaccatccctggaggcattaaAAAGGCatccttaaggacatggtttagtagttggttatggtgttggtcaaaggttggactggatgatcttggagatctcttccaacctaaaacatcctgtgattctgtggaagGGATGAACATTCCTAGAGCTGAGCATCCCCCAGCTGACCAGCAGTGACTTGTGCCTTTGTCCTTTCCCCCAGCAAGCAACGCCACAACAAGCTGTggaagcagcaggcagagagcaaCCTCCCCCAGAACACAGATGGAACCACGGGCTCGGGCAGCTTCCTGCTGGAAAGCTTGGACATTGACCTGGAAAACCgcctggcagagctggacaGGGCTTCCCAGGCAGCGTTTCTGGACAACCGCGCCGTCCCCACCGTCCCCGTGGGCTTTGGTTACTGCTTCCAGCGCCTGTCGGACACGCTGCTGGAGAACAAgatccctggggacagggagggctTTTTCCCCGTGGAAGAGCTGGAACGGGATGCTCTCGGGGAGCATGGTGCCTCACTGGTGAGACAACCTCCTCCTGCCGCTCCCCAGACAGCCAAAGGCCCCGAGACTGCGGAGCCACCGGCGGAGCTGAGCAGCTTCACTGAGAAGGAGGTGAAGAAGAAACTGGAGTTCAGCCCCAGGAAGGGCAGGATGGTGCTGGAGCCTGGGGAGGATGGTGTGCGGGAGGAACACCCGATGGAGAAGTGGAAGAGGCGTTTGTCCACGCACAAGGAGGAGAGCAGGCTCAATAGGGAGAAcctgaacaacaacaacagcaaaaggagCTGCCCGGAGGATTTTGAGGTGCGTATGGAGGTGAAATGCAGGTGGTTAGCATGGTTGAGTTCTACTGCGAGTGAAACTGCTCTTCTCATCTTCATAGCACAGTTTCATTTGACTTGGATAAAGCCTTTCATTCCATGATGAGCTTCTTCCCTTTCGAAGTGCTTCTGAACATGGCTTTGCTTGCCCAGGCTATGGATTTAGATGCCAGAGAGAGAGAGTGCACACATGTGAGTGCCCCATAAGCTGCTTTGG
Proteins encoded in this region:
- the SSH1 gene encoding protein phosphatase Slingshot homolog 1 isoform X4, whose amino-acid sequence is MALVTLQRSPTPSAASSASTSELEVGSDEERKLNVSLSESFFMVKGAALFLQQGNSSQGQRSLQHPHKHAGDLPQHLQVMINLLRCEDRIKLAVRLESVWTERVRYMVVVYSSGRQDTEENILLGVDFSSKESKSCTIGMVLRLWSDTKIHLDGDGGFSVSTAGRMHIFKPVSVQAMWSALQILHKACEVARRYNYFPGGMALVWATYYESCISSDQSCINEWNAMQDLESTRPDSPALFVDKPTERERTERLIKAKLRSIMMSKDLENVTSKEIRNELEKHMNCNLKEFKEFIDNEMLLILGQMDKPSLIFDHLYLGSEWNASNLEELQGSGIDYILNVTREIDNFFPGLFAYHNIRVYDEETTDLLAHWNEAYNFINKAKKNHSKCLVHCKMGVSRSASTVIAYAMKEFGWSLEKAYGYVKQKRSIARPNAGFMRQLLEYEGILDASKQRHNKLWKQQAESNLPQNTDGTTGSGSFLLESLDIDLENRLAELDRASQAAFLDNRAVPTVPVGFGYCFQRLSDTLLENKIPGDREGFFPVEELERDALGEHGASLVRQPPPAAPQTAKGPETAEPPAELSSFTEKEVKKKLEFSPRKGRMVLEPGEDGVREEHPMEKWKRRLSTHKEESRLNRENLNNNNSKRSCPEDFEHSFI
- the SSH1 gene encoding protein phosphatase Slingshot homolog 1 isoform X2, whose amino-acid sequence is MVKGAALFLQQGNSSQGQRSLQHPHKHAGDLPQHLQVMINLLRCEDRIKLAVRLESVWTERVRYMVVVYSSGRQDTEENILLGVDFSSKESKSCTIGMVLRLWSDTKIHLDGDGGFSVSTAGRMHIFKPVSVQAMWSALQILHKACEVARRYNYFPGGMALVWATYYESCISSDQSCINEWNAMQDLESTRPDSPALFVDKPTERERTERLIKAKLRSIMMSKDLENVTSKEIRNELEKHMNCNLKEFKEFIDNEMLLILGQMDKPSLIFDHLYLGSEWNASNLEELQGSGIDYILNVTREIDNFFPGLFAYHNIRVYDEETTDLLAHWNEAYNFINKAKKNHSKCLVHCKMGVSRSASTVIAYAMKEFGWSLEKAYGYVKQKRSIARPNAGFMRQLLEYEGILDASKQRHNKLWKQQAESNLPQNTDGTTGSGSFLLESLDIDLENRLAELDRASQAAFLDNRAVPTVPVGFGYCFQRLSDTLLENKIPGDREGFFPVEELERDALGEHGASLVRQPPPAAPQTAKGPETAEPPAELSSFTEKEVKKKLEFSPRKGRMVLEPGEDGVREEHPMEKWKRRLSTHKEESRLNRENLNNNNSKRSCPEDFEHDAVFGILSKVKPSYQSCTDCMYSSSASLSPDSFGEQCEKLNPGTARRPATICTQPALLSHINSSLGDHLPSKVLTEEAIRTKNNEAPLPLPAGTGALEVGACKSLDRHCSVLEKGKDAPKTLAKTLLPRRNSHCEKRLLNTEVVKEESLARKDNKPTKDLKYLLFSKDLEKPSANSYLMQHQESLIQLQKAGLVRKHTKELERLKSLPSDTSVLLRENPLSRVDSGIVEESEDLIAHHSLVPLLGAAPLIPQEAENTVEKLEVKRALEGISPKTSMPVVCRLEHTSSFTKDFLKTICYTPSSSRSSNLTRSSSSDSIHSVRGKPGLVKQRTQEIETRLRLAGLTVSSPLKRSNSLAKLGCLDLSSEDLSSDMDVSTITDSKEAVSSESSVLCEPQPALRSAEVASKLAVKSLVGNLKNTLWMGKS
- the SSH1 gene encoding protein phosphatase Slingshot homolog 1 isoform X3 — encoded protein: MVLRLWSDTKIHLDGDGGFSVSTAGRMHIFKPVSVQAMWSALQILHKACEVARRYNYFPGGMALVWATYYESCISSDQSCINEWNAMQDLESTRPDSPALFVDKPTERERTERLIKAKLRSIMMSKDLENVTSKEIRNELEKHMNCNLKEFKEFIDNEMLLILGQMDKPSLIFDHLYLGSEWNASNLEELQGSGIDYILNVTREIDNFFPGLFAYHNIRVYDEETTDLLAHWNEAYNFINKAKKNHSKCLVHCKMGVSRSASTVIAYAMKEFGWSLEKAYGYVKQKRSIARPNAGFMRQLLEYEGILDASKQRHNKLWKQQAESNLPQNTDGTTGSGSFLLESLDIDLENRLAELDRASQAAFLDNRAVPTVPVGFGYCFQRLSDTLLENKIPGDREGFFPVEELERDALGEHGASLVRQPPPAAPQTAKGPETAEPPAELSSFTEKEVKKKLEFSPRKGRMVLEPGEDGVREEHPMEKWKRRLSTHKEESRLNRENLNNNNSKRSCPEDFEHDAVFGILSKVKPSYQSCTDCMYSSSASLSPDSFGEQCEKLNPGTARRPATICTQPALLSHINSSLGDHLPSKVLTEEAIRTKNNEAPLPLPAGTGALEVGACKSLDRHCSVLEKGKDAPKTLAKTLLPRRNSHCEKRLLNTEVVKEESLARKDNKPTKDLKYLLFSKDLEKPSANSYLMQHQESLIQLQKAGLVRKHTKELERLKSLPSDTSVLLRENPLSRVDSGIVEESEDLIAHHSLVPLLGAAPLIPQEAENTVEKLEVKRALEGISPKTSMPVVCRLEHTSSFTKDFLKTICYTPSSSRSSNLTRSSSSDSIHSVRGKPGLVKQRTQEIETRLRLAGLTVSSPLKRSNSLAKLGCLDLSSEDLSSDMDVSTITDSKEAVSSESSVLCEPQPALRSAEVASKLAVKSLVGNLKNTLWMGKS